A single Metarhizium brunneum chromosome 5, complete sequence DNA region contains:
- the AQR gene encoding RNA helicase aquarius: MPNAKRLKGSGAAKAGKAREPAIRVQDERPTPAEVEEEEHQFVQLARSHWLKPGKRTVKSRVKNDVLKQGIWDVLEQDGFQYKSLLLLESLQTLESYLWPGYTDESSNFHVLLIVLIANVKRREHLETWSLFEDRPDHFSSMFRRVLSLLLDRTLSTSIRTHLLGFLIYAFQSLDCSIVRKECAPLVSIGIWQNLSSETQRETLLDQNTHLRKAWRASQKRYDAADGATKARLRFERSWLYSLLLDFLGLLYDDATKSDDALYCERFTEFITDLQSQLPTRRYVNTLLQDLHVLPVMKLSPRYNDENNSLLRDLHSLLLHYTHFTIDDQTGIQLNMTEAYDKHCATLGKLQQVALKHFKEKLMVLALSNYGGIEKRDELASLLAPLTDEELTQLFTLLDMRSTYPESLALPVDRKLLTEIMLSKFERKKTFRETARYMPSVPTERTLFDSGFQRADAYDGSHPLALPKLNLQYLSAGDFLWRAMILYRCEAFYGIRKDVESALRRLRPESKQPGVTTFAGFSKMALPISKPSILEVVPPLVGEELPSMVKAEISFDVRRLGQNVRREWDSLRPDDVVFLLAVEAPSSQAPANGDDIRSEHEKLGVISVRSAEIISITDEKGRHVRDGSVNLDNKRRMHLKLDSYMYSRDSERASAGKPDVYGQINLLLRRGRRENNFKPVLESIRKLILSEMPLPPWLHEVFLGYGDPAGANYKNLSNRNKKLDYRDTFLDWQHLIESLPGKTVEPGGDVTSSFGPPYVLEEAGKVEAADGVRPSKKRRRDAEPTMKSEVDTLEVSTYKPPNNGPYPVDVLKMNSVRFTPAQIEAIMSGSQPGLTVIVGPPGTGKTDVATQIINNIYHNFPQEKTLLIAHSNQALNQLFAKIVALDIDERHLLRLGHGEEELDTDGSFSKHGRVESFLDNRQTFLQEVRKLASSLGAPGAHDNSAETAGYFNKVYVEPAWKRFQHATTSGETSVPDLVKAFPFHAYFADAPQPLFPEDADRETTLDIANGCYRHISKIFSELADIVPFEILRRDREKANYLLTNEARVIAMTTTHAAIRRGEIASLGFHYDNVIMEEAAQITEVETFMPLAMQKPKNNQVPLKRVVLCGDHLQNSPVIQSLAFRHYANLEQSLFSRLVRLGVPTVNLDQQGRARPSIAKLYQWRYPKLDNLPHVQNQTEFLRGNAGFKFDYQFINVPDYKGRGESEPTPHFIQNLGEAEYAVAIYQYMRLLGYPADKISILTTYAGQRALVKDVLAHRCAKNPIFGLPKAVATVDKYQGEQNDYIILSLTRTSRVGYLRDVRRMTVAVSRARLGLYILGRREVFEACPELRPAFDLLLERPDKLMLVTGEMWPTERPNLEDNSTVEGEVVMENVEHLGQYVFEMTNTRLEQLQAQGGESATTAPETISEEAEEDEAPATYYAEDENEVEPDILEVREGENKN; encoded by the exons ATGCCTAACGCCAAGCGCCTCAAGGGCAGTGGTGCAGCCAAAGCTGGCAAGGCCCGTGAGCCCGCCATCAGAGTCCAAGACGAACGCCCTACCCCCGCCGAGgtcgaagaagaggagcACCAGTTTGTTCAACTCGCAAGGAGTCACTGGTTAAAGCCAGGCAAAAGGACTGTCAAGTCCAGGGTCAAGAATGATGTTCTGAAGCAGGGCATTTGGGATGTGCTGGAACAAGATGGCTTCCAGTATAAGTCGCTTCTCCTTTTGGAAAGCCTGCAAACATTGGAGAG CTATCTTTGGCCAGGATATACCGACGAATCGTCCAATTTCCATGTTCTTTTGATTGTACTGATAGCCAACGTGAAACGTCGCGAACATCTGGAGACATGGA GTCTGTTTGAAGATAGACCCGATCATTTCTCGTCCATGTTCCGCCGAGTCCTGTCGTTGTTGCTCGATCGTACCCTCTCTACTTCTATACGGACGCACcttcttggcttcttgaTTTACGCATTCCAGAGCCTAGATTGTTCCATTGTCAGAAAAGAATGCGCACCGCTGGTGTCAATAGGAATCTGGCAGAACCTGTCTAGCGAGACCCAACGAGAGACCTTGCTGGACCAAAATACCCACTTGCGAAAGGCTTGGAGGGCATCCCAGAAGCGTTATGACGCAGCAGATGGTGCTACCAAAGCTCGACTTCGCTTCGAGAGATCTTGGCTCTATTCGCTACTTCTGGACTTCTTAGGTCTCTTATACGACGATGCTACGAAGTCAG ATGATGCTTTGTATTGTGAGAGATTTACCGAATTTATCACCGATCTTCAAAGCCAGCTACCTACAAGACGCTATGTTAATACCCTTCTCCAAGACTTACATGTCTTACCTGTCATGAAACTTTCGCCCAGATATAACGACGAGAACAACTCGCTGCTGCGAGATTTACACTCTCTTTTGTTGCATTATACCCATTTTACCATTGACGACCAAACTGGAATTCAACTGAACATGACGGAGGCATACGACAAGCACTGTGCAACCCTTGGAAAGTTGCAACAAGTCGCACTCAAGCATTTCAAAGAGAAACTCATGGTTTTGGCCCTCTCAAATTACGGAGGCATTGAGAAGAGAGATGAACTTGCAAGTCTCCTTGCACCTTTGACGGATGAAGAACTCACACAGCTCTTCACACTTCTCGACATGCGATCTACATACCCGGAGTCTCTTGCGCTCCCCGTCGATCGCAAGTTGCTTACCGAAATCATGCTGAGTAAATTTGAGCGCAAGAAAACCTTCCGCGAGACTGCTCGGTATATGCCATCAGTCCCAACCGAACGAACTTTGTTTGACAGTGGCTTCCAGCGAGCAGATGCGTACGATGGATCGCACCCTCTGGCCCTGCCCAAGCTGAACCTGCAATACTTATCTGCTGGAGACTTCCTGTGGAGGGCAATGATTTTGTATCGTTGCGAGGCATTCTACGGCATCCGAAAAGATGTGGAATCGGCCCTGCGCCGCCTCCGACCGGAGTCTAAGCAGCCTGGCGTGACAACCTTTGCAGGATTCTCCAAAATGGCCTTGCCTATTTCGAAACCATCAATTCTGGAAGTTGTACCCCCACTAGTGGGCGAAGAACTTCCGTCAATGGTGAAAGCTGAGATCTCATTTGATGTTCGACGCTTAGGACAGAATGTTCGACGAGAATGGGACAGTCTCCGCCCTGACGATGTTGTATTTCTGTTGGCCGTTGAAGCTCCGTCCTCACAGGCCCCTGCTAACGGTGATGACATTCGGTCTGAGCATGAGAAGCTCGGCGTTATATCAGTACGATCTGCCGAAATTATTAGCATCACGGACGAAAAGGGGCGCCATGTCAGGGATGGATCGGTGAATCTCGACAACAAGCGCAGGATGCATCTCAAACTGGACTCATACATGTACTCCAGAGATTCAGAGCGCGCATCAGCAGGCAAACCTGATGTGTACGGCCAAATAAACTTGCTACTAAGGAGAGGACGAAGAGAAAACAATTTCAAACCTGTTTTGGAGTCTATTCGCAAGCTCATTTTGTCGGAAATGCCTCtcccgccatggctgcatgAAGTCTTCTTAGGATATGGTGATCCAGCGGGTGCAAACTACAAGAACCTGTCCAACCGGAATAAGAAGCTTGACTACCGGGACACCTTTCTTGACTGGCAACACCTGATTGAAAGCCTGCCGGGCAAAACTGTTGAGCCTGGGGGCGATGTTACGAGCAGCTTTGGCCCTCCATATGTTCTAGAAGAAGCTGGCAAGGTAGAGGCGGCTGATGGAGTCAGACCATCAAAGAAGCGCCGACGCGACGCAGAGCCTACGATGAAGTCCGAGGTCGATACCCTTGAAGTATCGACGTATAAGCCCCCAAATAATGGCCCGTACCCCGTGGACGTGCTGAAGATGAATTCGGTCCGATTCACGCCTGCTCAGATCGAGGCTATCATGTCTGGATCGCAGCCTGGGCTAACGGTGATCGTAGGCCCCCCTGGAACAGGAAAGACAGATGTGGCTACTCAAATTATCAACAACATCTACCATAACTTCCCCCAAGAGAAGACATTACTTATTGCACACAGTAATCAGGCGCTCAACCAATTATTTGCCAAGATTGTCGCACTGGATATTGACGAGAGGCACCTGCTCCGTTTGGgacatggagaagaagagctggaCACGGATGGAAGCTTCAGCAAACATGGCCGTGTTGAATCATTCCTCGACAACAGGCAGACGTTTCTACAAGAAGTCAGAAAACTCGCTTCAAGCCTTGGGGCCCCAGGTGCACATGATAACTCTGCAGAGACTGCTGGCTATTTTAATAAGGTCTACGTGGAGCCTGCTTGGAAAAGGTTCCAGCACGCCACAACATCAGGCGAGACTTCGGTCCCAGACCTTGTGAAGGCTTTCCCATTCCATGCATACTTTGCCGACGCGCCCCAACCACTGTTCCCGGAGGATGCTGACCGAGAGACAACGCTAGACATTGCCAATGGCTGCTACCGGCATATTAGCAAGATATTCTCAGAGTTGGCCGATATTGTTCCATTTGAAATTCTTCGCCGTGACCGAGAAAAGGCCAACTATTTGCTCACCAATGAGGCTAGAGTCATTGCCATGACAACTACTCATGCTGCTATTCGACGAGGTGAAATTGCCTCACTTGGCTTCCATTATGACAATGTCAtcatggaggaggcggcccAAATTACCGAAGTTGAAACATTCATGCCTCTTGCCATGCAAAAGCCGAAGAATAATCAAGTGCCACTGAAGAGGGTCGTTCTGTGCGGTGATCATCTCCAGAACTCGCCGGTCATTCAAAGTTTAGCATTTCGCCACTATGCCAACCTGGAACAGTCGCTATTTTCTCGTCTAGTCCGGCTCGGGGTTCCAACTGTCAACCTTGATCAACAGGGACGTGCTCGTCCCTCGATCGCGAAACTCTATCAATGGCGGTACCCCAAGCTGGATAATTtgccacatgtgcagaaCCAAACCGAATTTCTCAGAGGTAATGCTGGCTTCAAGTTTGATTACCAGTTTATCAACGTGCCCGACTACAAGGGCCGTGGGGAATCAGAACCGACACCACATTTCATTCAAAACTTGGGCGAGGCAGAATATGCAGTTGCCATCTATCAGTACATGCGCTTGCTAGGATACCCTGCGGATAAGATAAGCATCCTCACAACCTACGCCGGGCAACGAGCTCTGGTCAAGGATGTTCTTGCTCACAGATGTGCTAAGAACCCCATTTTCGGTCTTCCCAAGGCTGTTGCCACGGTGGACAAGTACCAAGGCGAACAAAATGATT ACATCATACTGTCCCTGACCAGAACGTCGCGGGTGGGTTACTTGCGCGATGTCCGGCGTATGACGGTTGCGGTCTCTCGTGCCAGACTTGGATTGTATATTCTTGGTCGCAGGGAAGTGTTTGAGGCGTGCCCCGAGCTTCGACCTGCATTTGATCTCCTCCTGGAGCGGCCGGACAAGTTGATGCTTGTAACAGGGGAGATGTGGCCGACGGAGAGACCGAACTTGGAGGATAACTCGACTGTGGAAGGCGAAGTGGTTATGGAAAATGTCGAGCATTTAGGACAATATGTGTTTGAGATGACAAACACCCGGCTTGAACAATTGCAGGCGCAGGGAGGAGAATCTGCTACGACTGCCCCAGAGACTATTTCTGAAGAGgcagaggaagatgaagcacCAGCCACATACTATGCTGAAGATGAAAATGAAGTGGAGCCAGATATTCTGGAGGTTCGCGAAGGCGAAAACAAGAACTAG